One genomic segment of Pandoraea sputorum includes these proteins:
- a CDS encoding AMP-binding protein, which produces MDKVWLKSYPPGVPAEIDVNTYRSLNDVFLQSCQKFANRPSFTNLGVTLTFADLERKSRDFAAYLQSLPGLQRGSRVAIMSPNLLQYPVAVFGILRAGMVVVNVNPLYTAGELEHQLKDADCGAILVIENFAATLQKALPNTPVKHVITTAIGDMVPAPKRWIVNYVVRHVKKMVPEWNIPHAVPFRTAMAKGARAKLEEAQLGHDDIAFLQYTGGTTGVAKGAMLTHYNMIANMLQARAWIGSGLEEGKEIIVTALPLYHIFCLTANCLVFLQLGALNLLITNPRDMPGFVKELGKWKFTFMTGVNTLFNGLLNTPGFDQLDFTALKCALGGGAAVQRAVAERWQKVTGHPLIEAYGLTETSPAVCINPLGSEFNGSIGLPISSTEVSIRNDANEALGFGQEGEICVRGPQVMKGYWHRPDETAKTITSDGWLRTGDIGTIDEQGYVRITDRKKDMIIVSGFNVYPNEVESVLAMCPGVLESAVVGVPSERTGEAVKAVIVKKSQDLSEKAIIDFCRQHLTNYKVPHVIEFRTELPKTPVGKVLRRELR; this is translated from the coding sequence ATGGATAAAGTCTGGCTCAAAAGCTATCCGCCCGGCGTACCGGCCGAGATCGACGTCAACACGTATCGTTCGCTGAACGATGTGTTCCTGCAAAGCTGCCAGAAGTTCGCGAATCGTCCGTCGTTCACCAATCTCGGTGTCACGCTGACGTTCGCCGACCTCGAGCGCAAGTCGCGCGACTTCGCCGCATATCTGCAAAGCCTGCCCGGATTGCAACGCGGTTCGCGCGTGGCCATCATGTCGCCCAACCTGCTCCAGTATCCGGTGGCCGTCTTCGGCATCCTGCGCGCGGGCATGGTCGTCGTGAACGTCAACCCGCTCTACACGGCGGGTGAACTCGAACATCAATTGAAGGACGCGGATTGCGGCGCGATCCTCGTGATCGAGAACTTCGCCGCGACGTTGCAAAAAGCGTTGCCGAACACGCCGGTCAAGCACGTCATTACCACGGCCATCGGCGATATGGTGCCCGCACCGAAGCGCTGGATCGTGAACTACGTCGTGCGTCACGTGAAGAAGATGGTGCCCGAGTGGAACATTCCACACGCGGTGCCCTTCCGCACTGCCATGGCAAAAGGCGCACGTGCCAAGTTGGAAGAAGCGCAGCTCGGTCACGACGACATCGCCTTCCTCCAGTACACCGGCGGCACGACCGGCGTGGCCAAGGGCGCGATGCTCACGCACTACAACATGATCGCCAACATGTTGCAGGCACGCGCGTGGATCGGCTCGGGTCTCGAAGAAGGCAAAGAGATCATCGTCACGGCGTTGCCCCTCTATCACATCTTCTGTCTGACGGCGAACTGTCTTGTGTTCCTCCAGCTCGGCGCACTCAACCTGCTCATCACCAATCCGCGCGACATGCCCGGCTTCGTGAAGGAATTGGGCAAGTGGAAGTTCACGTTCATGACGGGCGTGAATACGCTCTTCAACGGTTTGCTCAACACGCCGGGGTTCGATCAGCTCGACTTCACAGCCCTTAAATGCGCACTCGGCGGTGGCGCAGCCGTGCAGCGCGCGGTGGCCGAACGTTGGCAGAAGGTCACGGGGCACCCGCTGATCGAGGCATACGGTTTGACGGAGACTTCACCCGCCGTGTGTATCAACCCGCTGGGCAGCGAGTTCAACGGCTCCATCGGCCTGCCGATTTCGTCGACCGAAGTCAGCATTCGCAACGACGCCAACGAAGCGCTGGGCTTCGGCCAGGAAGGCGAGATCTGCGTGCGCGGCCCGCAAGTCATGAAGGGCTACTGGCATCGCCCCGACGAAACGGCCAAGACCATTACATCGGACGGCTGGCTGCGCACTGGCGACATCGGTACGATCGACGAACAAGGCTACGTGCGCATTACCGATCGCAAGAAGGACATGATCATCGTGTCGGGCTTCAACGTCTATCCGAACGAAGTCGAAAGCGTGCTCGCGATGTGCCCGGGCGTGCTGGAATCGGCAGTCGTGGGGGTGCCGAGCGAGCGCACCGGTGAGGCGGTCAAGGCGGTGATCGTCAAGAAGTCGCAGGACCTGTCGGAGAAAGCCATCATCGACTTCTGCCGTCAGCATCTGACGAACTACAAGGTGCCGCATGTCATCGAGTTCCGCACCGAACTGCCGAAGACGCCCGTCGGCAAGGTCCTGCGTCGCGAGCTGCGTTAA
- a CDS encoding efflux transporter outer membrane subunit gives MTFHLRTLAVAAAFLVAGCTVGPDYRGAPEVAGDALRTGATFAHAGEGVEAHAPGVARWWTALDDPQLTALVDDAIAHSPDIRAAQAKVRQSRASLRSHQADLLPKATVDAAMLRTRSPDLGMLTGNGGGSGRGPLDLYVAGFDASWEIDLFGGTRRAVEAASADADAASEDLADAHVQLAAEVAQNYVALRDQQARLALVRDSAQLEGEMLELTRQRRAGGVASELDVERLFTQVEQTQSRVLPLEADVIESLDQLALLTGRAPGSLDDTLKSPKALPSVPAKVAIGDPSALLQARPDIRAAERRLASQNAQIGVQTANWFPKLSIMGELGYSALDPGHLVRKDNFSWMTLPRLQWNVLDFGRVQAGVDGAKAGRDQAQAKYESAVLTALRDADVALARYGHQRENVYRLRSVEASATRAATLTRQRYRAGTASTLDWLDAERTRFSAEQDRIAGDAQLLKSFVTLQKALGLGWQVGQTTS, from the coding sequence ATGACTTTTCATCTCAGAACGCTGGCCGTGGCGGCCGCCTTTCTCGTCGCAGGCTGTACCGTCGGCCCCGACTATCGCGGCGCACCCGAAGTGGCAGGCGACGCGCTGCGCACCGGTGCGACATTCGCTCACGCGGGCGAAGGTGTCGAAGCGCACGCACCCGGCGTAGCGCGTTGGTGGACGGCGCTTGACGATCCGCAACTCACCGCGCTGGTCGACGACGCCATCGCCCATAGCCCCGATATCCGCGCGGCACAGGCGAAGGTGCGTCAGTCTCGCGCCAGTCTGCGCAGCCATCAGGCGGACTTGCTGCCGAAGGCCACCGTCGATGCCGCCATGCTGCGCACGCGCTCGCCGGATCTCGGCATGCTGACCGGCAATGGCGGTGGCAGCGGACGCGGACCGCTCGACCTTTATGTCGCCGGTTTCGATGCCAGTTGGGAGATCGATCTGTTCGGCGGCACGCGACGTGCAGTGGAAGCTGCAAGCGCCGATGCCGACGCCGCTTCGGAAGACCTCGCCGACGCGCACGTGCAACTGGCGGCGGAAGTCGCGCAGAACTACGTCGCGCTGCGCGATCAGCAGGCCCGGCTTGCGCTGGTGCGCGATTCGGCCCAGCTCGAAGGCGAAATGCTCGAACTCACGCGTCAGCGTCGTGCAGGCGGCGTCGCCTCGGAGTTGGACGTTGAACGACTTTTCACGCAGGTCGAGCAGACGCAATCGCGCGTGTTACCGCTGGAAGCCGACGTCATCGAATCGCTCGATCAACTGGCGCTTCTGACGGGGCGCGCACCGGGCTCGCTGGACGACACGCTCAAGTCGCCCAAGGCGTTGCCCAGTGTTCCCGCGAAGGTCGCCATCGGCGATCCGTCGGCGTTGTTGCAGGCGCGTCCGGACATTCGTGCGGCCGAGCGGCGTCTGGCCTCACAGAACGCGCAGATCGGCGTGCAAACCGCCAACTGGTTTCCAAAGCTCTCGATCATGGGCGAACTCGGATATTCCGCGCTCGATCCGGGACATCTCGTGCGCAAGGACAACTTCAGTTGGATGACGCTGCCGCGCCTGCAATGGAACGTACTCGACTTCGGACGCGTGCAAGCAGGCGTGGACGGTGCAAAGGCGGGGCGCGATCAGGCGCAGGCCAAGTATGAAAGCGCCGTGCTCACGGCATTGCGCGACGCCGACGTCGCGCTCGCGCGCTACGGTCATCAGCGTGAGAACGTCTACCGTTTGCGCAGTGTGGAAGCATCGGCTACGCGTGCAGCAACGCTCACACGCCAGCGCTACCGCGCGGGCACAGCAAGCACGCTCGACTGGCTCGACGCCGAACGCACACGCTTTTCTGCCGAGCAGGACCGGATTGCGGGCGACGCACAATTGCTCAAGTCGTTCGTGACGTTGCAAAAGGCGTTGGGATTGGGTTGGCAGGTGGGACAGACGACGAGCTGA